A window of Thermoproteus sp. genomic DNA:
GACCTCAGAAACCCATGTGAAATAAGGGCCCGTTTGATAAATCATAAAGAATATAATAGACCTACAAAAAGGTAACTAGAATGCGGATGGCAGTGGATGTGTATAACGCCCATTTCGAAATTCTCTTCTTCCCCTCCAGCGGAAGCCTTCCTATTTCCCACAGTCTTAGCTTGCCTTCGCTGTCCCGAGCGATCGACTTCCCAATGTTAAGCACACGTCCTATCGACTAACAGCGACGAACAGAGCCCTACGTCGCCTTCTGCTGGCGAGGGTCATGATCGCCGTAGCTATGACGAGGGCTATGGCTCCGTACATCGCTCCCGTCAACGCCCAGTTGACTCGCCAGACAACAATGAGACTGGTCGGTCTGTCCACGGCTACCTCATAGCCTGGCTCTGTTAGGAATACGCCGTCCGTGAAGATGGTTTCTGGCCCTATTGTCAACACTTCGCCGCCGCGGACCCAGTACGTCGCCTCCGTCGTAGAGGTTCCGTTCACGCTCACCGGGTACATACTGGATATATCCACCAGGTAGTATCTAGCGAAGAGATCCGCGGACATGGAGATGTCCACGGGTCCGTTCACGACGATTGTCTTGTTCGCACCTAGATATTGAAGCATAGTGTTATTGTCGAAGTAGTAATACCTGGGTATAGAGATGCTCACCGAGGTGCCGCTCGGCACCCACCCGGCGAACGCAGTCGTCGTCGCTGTCTCGTTGTGAGTACTCACTGTGACCGGTATTGGCGAGCTCACGGTCACCAGATAATACGCTTCGTAATTTGCCTGTACGTCGTACGTAGCGAAGTCGCCGCTGGGCTGTATGGTTACCGAGAGGCCGCCCGCCGGTTGTCCGTTTACAGTCAAGCCAACGAACACATACTCCACGCCTCGTCCGGTCTCTATTACGGGCTGTGCTGTGTATGTATACGGCGAGTAGATGTAGAAGCCCTTTCTCTCGAAGGTTGCGGCGTTGAGGTACTGTACATAGGTCATGGGCAACGGAGGCTTGGCGACATATTGGGTTAAGAACACGTCGCCCTGCGGCAATTGACCGACGCCCACATAGACGAAACCGCTGGGCGTCACTGTGCCCGTCAAGTCGGTGGCAGTCTCCGCCGTGCTCACACCTATGCCGTACAAGTTGGGAAACGGCGCCCATTTGCTGCCGTCCCAATAAAGCAGAGACAGATCTGCCTCCAACTGGTCGAACGTCGTATGCTCGCCGTTCGCATAACCGCCGAAGACAAGTTCTGCGTCTATCAATTTGCCCCTCTCAGTGACCATATTGGGCATCGCCTCCATGAAGGCACTAATGGCTGGGACGTACGGCTCTATTGTAACCGTGTCGTAG
This region includes:
- a CDS encoding thermopsin family protease; amino-acid sequence: MSTRASAPMVLAIMLIMLTVVASAQQGVYVPPPSPGACVTNFGGSGGYYFAYNYGDRPYTVYVFTNDSYYAWWYNGEASYALMGFTLDPGSMYAFNLPSGSYTIAVYPVSCYGTTPVGIYGPSWGYPVGVASLGPVSADRVLGFFNITAIGAYNPIGESQFDVPNSGAALQLNVHLVVNLADGSTQYYWLQDVMDFVTDGNKFDVVDNVWNESSSTSILSNATIAGSGAVYVSADIATQEDWYGYATQEYPYSLPIAGYLLIKLVGINPLTVQFCYAIVQQGDEYYPPNFNCYDTVTIEPYVPAISAFMEAMPNMVTERGKLIDAELVFGGYANGEHTTFDQLEADLSLLYWDGSKWAPFPNLYGIGVSTAETATDLTGTVTPSGFVYVGVGQLPQGDVFLTQYVAKPPLPMTYVQYLNAATFERKGFYIYSPYTYTAQPVIETGRGVEYVFVGLTVNGQPAGGLSVTIQPSGDFATYDVQANYEAYYLVTVSSPIPVTVSTHNETATTTAFAGWVPSGTSVSISIPRYYYFDNNTMLQYLGANKTIVVNGPVDISMSADLFARYYLVDISSMYPVSVNGTSTTEATYWVRGGEVLTIGPETIFTDGVFLTEPGYEVAVDRPTSLIVVWRVNWALTGAMYGAIALVIATAIMTLASRRRRRALFVAVSR